From one Treponema denticola genomic stretch:
- a CDS encoding YoaK family protein, whose translation MSDTLKDRRFKIWIAFLTFLSGFINVGAIRSFSLPVSHHTGNVSHLAISIAHKNIAEVFIICSAILAFFAGAFFSGLLFHQRKFGLKKRYGILLMGLAMIFLSLALLKTPQILKVSALSFAAGVQNAMFIFYGDILVRTTHITGYLTDAAFALAMCLRGKKDKFRFFLFYSLNILFFLAGGIIAGLIKISSFFIVSACLYLIAGLYYFMMRKKGNKNISITKPVQ comes from the coding sequence ATGTCCGACACCTTAAAAGACCGGCGATTTAAAATCTGGATAGCCTTTTTAACTTTCTTGTCGGGTTTTATAAATGTAGGAGCAATCCGCAGTTTTTCTTTGCCTGTAAGTCATCATACGGGGAATGTAAGTCATCTTGCCATTTCAATTGCACACAAAAACATAGCGGAAGTTTTTATAATCTGTTCGGCGATTCTTGCTTTTTTTGCGGGAGCTTTTTTTTCGGGACTTTTATTCCACCAAAGAAAATTCGGATTAAAGAAAAGATACGGCATTTTGCTGATGGGCCTGGCTATGATATTTTTAAGTTTGGCATTGCTTAAAACACCCCAAATCCTCAAAGTATCTGCCCTAAGCTTCGCAGCAGGAGTTCAAAACGCCATGTTTATCTTCTATGGAGACATCCTTGTAAGAACCACCCACATAACAGGCTACCTTACAGACGCAGCCTTTGCCCTAGCTATGTGCCTTAGGGGCAAAAAAGACAAATTCCGATTTTTTTTGTTTTACAGCCTCAATATTCTTTTTTTCTTAGCCGGAGGAATTATAGCAGGCCTCATCAAAATCAGCTCATTTTTTATAGTTTCGGCCTGTCTTTATCTTATTGCGGGTCTTTACTATTTTATGATGAGGAAAAAGGGAAATAAAAATATCTCTATAACAAAACCGGTTCAATGA
- a CDS encoding PIN domain-containing protein, translating to MNGIDYIADTNAIIYLLSGNLCMKPYISKRLGISIISEMEILSFSGMTDADEKCIRSFINDCIVLELSEKIKNHAIMLRRICKIKLPDAIIAATAIAYDLPLITADKSFRQISGLNLVLIEPVLL from the coding sequence ATGAATGGAATTGATTACATAGCAGATACAAATGCTATTATTTATCTGCTTTCAGGTAATCTATGCATGAAGCCGTATATTTCAAAAAGGCTGGGTATCTCAATTATTTCGGAAATGGAAATACTTTCTTTTTCCGGCATGACGGATGCTGATGAAAAATGTATAAGGTCTTTTATAAATGATTGTATTGTTTTAGAATTATCGGAAAAAATAAAAAATCATGCGATTATGTTACGCCGCATTTGTAAAATAAAACTTCCTGATGCTATTATTGCAGCTACAGCAATAGCTTATGACCTTCCCCTAATTACTGCAGATAAAAGTTTTAGACAGATTTCCGGCCTTAATTTGGTACTCATTGAACCGGTTTTGTTATAG
- the coaD gene encoding pantetheine-phosphate adenylyltransferase, protein MVKAVFAGSFDPPTFGHLNVIERAQKIFTEVHVVIAVNNNKNYLFSGEERKHMMEELTQKWDNVFVNTWNSLIVNYAEKIGANVLIRGVRNVSDFSYEFDLAVMNKGLNQKIETVFMVPDTKYFVLRSSSIKELAAFGGNLSGMVPPIVEKALKEKIEEI, encoded by the coding sequence ATGGTAAAAGCTGTTTTTGCAGGGTCCTTTGATCCGCCCACCTTTGGGCATTTAAACGTAATTGAACGAGCTCAAAAGATATTCACCGAAGTACATGTAGTAATCGCAGTAAATAACAATAAAAACTATTTGTTTTCGGGTGAAGAGCGTAAACATATGATGGAAGAACTGACCCAAAAATGGGATAATGTTTTTGTAAATACTTGGAATTCTCTGATAGTAAACTATGCCGAAAAAATCGGCGCCAATGTTTTAATCCGCGGTGTTCGGAATGTTTCCGATTTTTCCTATGAATTCGATCTAGCCGTTATGAATAAGGGTTTAAACCAAAAGATAGAAACCGTTTTTATGGTTCCCGACACAAAGTACTTTGTATTGCGTTCAAGCTCCATAAAAGAATTGGCAGCCTTTGGCGGAAATCTTTCAGGTATGGTTCCTCCCATAGTCGAAAAGGCCTTAAAGGAAAAAATAGAGGAAATATAA
- a CDS encoding DUF2442 domain-containing protein, producing the protein MHEENGIVYSDNPEPMLTVLEIKHMYSGVYMIKFSNNQIRLFDSTILKGEVFEPLSRPEIYENPVLKYGIVTWNDGQIDCSPEYMYENSYEYNTSEIVVA; encoded by the coding sequence ATGCACGAAGAAAATGGAATTGTATATTCAGATAATCCGGAGCCGATGCTTACTGTACTCGAGATAAAACACATGTACAGCGGAGTTTATATGATAAAATTCTCTAATAATCAAATCCGCCTTTTTGATTCAACTATTTTGAAAGGAGAAGTTTTTGAACCTTTAAGTAGACCTGAAATTTATGAAAATCCTGTGTTAAAATATGGAATTGTTACTTGGAATGATGGACAAATTGATTGTTCTCCTGAATATATGTATGAAAATAGCTATGAGTATAATACATCAGAGATTGTTGTAGCCTAA
- a CDS encoding DUF4160 domain-containing protein, with amino-acid sequence MPELKRFDGIVIYLMFNDIKYHNKPHVHVFYGEFRASVAIDGTILAGEMPAKQLKSVQNWLKRNEEKAYAAWNLAVQNKHFDKIDS; translated from the coding sequence ATGCCTGAATTAAAACGTTTTGATGGCATTGTAATATATCTAATGTTCAATGATATAAAATACCATAATAAACCTCATGTTCATGTTTTCTATGGAGAATTTAGAGCTTCTGTTGCTATTGATGGAACAATTTTGGCCGGCGAAATGCCTGCAAAGCAGTTAAAATCAGTTCAGAATTGGCTTAAAAGAAATGAAGAAAAAGCATACGCAGCATGGAATCTTGCTGTTCAAAATAAGCATTTTGATAAAATAGATTCCTAA
- a CDS encoding HD domain-containing protein — protein sequence MKCEINNILIEKTKTFLKRKFDESKYLSGHPEEKAYRLEHSYRVANIGKAIAEKEDFSVTEMIIACLLHDVSYCEEFCGKEGWLNHGRNAAKIARPFLKELGLPEDRINDICYGIAIHVDDKADFDGERTPFALTVGDADNIDRFDVYRIYETLHNNNFKDMNISLKKDYVEKRLNELYKLLNMELGTKSAQELWKERLVFYIEFYEKLKEQLKISEDVF from the coding sequence ATGAAGTGCGAAATAAATAATATATTGATTGAAAAAACAAAGACCTTTCTAAAAAGAAAATTCGATGAGAGTAAATATTTAAGCGGACATCCCGAAGAAAAAGCATACCGGCTTGAACATTCTTACCGCGTTGCAAATATCGGCAAAGCGATAGCCGAAAAAGAAGATTTTTCCGTTACGGAAATGATAATTGCCTGTCTTCTCCATGATGTTTCTTACTGCGAAGAATTCTGCGGCAAAGAGGGTTGGCTTAACCATGGACGTAATGCGGCAAAAATTGCCCGGCCTTTTCTTAAAGAATTGGGATTACCTGAAGATAGGATTAACGATATATGCTACGGAATAGCGATCCATGTAGATGATAAAGCCGATTTTGACGGAGAGCGCACCCCATTTGCTCTAACGGTAGGAGATGCGGATAATATTGACAGATTCGATGTGTATAGGATTTATGAAACTCTGCATAACAACAATTTTAAAGATATGAATATTTCGCTCAAAAAAGATTATGTTGAAAAGAGACTCAATGAGCTTTACAAATTGTTAAACATGGAACTGGGAACAAAATCTGCACAAGAACTATGGAAAGAGAGGCTCGTATTTTATATTGAGTTTTACGAAAAACTAAAAGAGCAATTAAAAATAAGCGAGGATGTGTTTTAA